The Aquiluna sp. KACHI24 genome contains a region encoding:
- the trxB gene encoding thioredoxin-disulfide reductase, translating into MRDVIIIGSGPAGYTAAIYAARAQLNPLLIASSVEPGGELMKTTEVENFPGFPEGLMGPDLMANFQAQAERFGTEILFDDVIEVDLKGDVKIVKTGGGETFEAKSVIISTGAAYRELGLPKEKELSGHGVSWCATCDGFFFREKTIAVVGGGDSAMEEANFLTKFASKVYIIHRRDSLKASKIMQQRAFDNPKIEFIWNSAVAELKGDSKLEGVVLEDTVTGAKSDLALDGLFIAIGNDPRVWLVENQVELTEERFIKVEGRSSRTSLPGVFAAGDVIDPTYRQAITAAGSGCVAALDAEHYLSSH; encoded by the coding sequence CTATGCGGCCAGAGCCCAGCTCAACCCACTGCTAATCGCATCGAGCGTTGAGCCGGGTGGTGAGTTGATGAAAACCACCGAGGTCGAGAACTTCCCTGGTTTCCCAGAGGGCCTTATGGGTCCTGACCTGATGGCCAACTTCCAGGCCCAGGCTGAGCGCTTTGGCACCGAGATTCTCTTTGATGACGTGATTGAGGTCGACCTGAAGGGTGATGTCAAGATCGTCAAGACTGGCGGCGGCGAGACCTTTGAGGCTAAGTCAGTGATCATTTCCACCGGTGCCGCGTATCGCGAGCTTGGACTCCCGAAGGAGAAGGAGCTCTCCGGTCACGGTGTTTCATGGTGTGCAACCTGCGATGGGTTCTTCTTCCGTGAGAAGACCATTGCCGTGGTCGGTGGCGGCGACTCCGCCATGGAGGAAGCAAACTTTTTGACCAAGTTTGCATCCAAGGTTTACATCATCCACCGTCGCGACAGCCTGAAGGCTTCCAAGATCATGCAGCAGCGTGCTTTTGACAACCCGAAGATCGAATTCATCTGGAACTCGGCCGTTGCGGAGCTAAAGGGTGATTCAAAGCTTGAGGGTGTCGTACTCGAGGACACAGTCACCGGTGCCAAGTCAGACCTAGCCCTGGATGGTCTATTTATTGCAATCGGAAATGACCCAAGGGTTTGGTTGGTTGAGAACCAGGTAGAGCTAACCGAGGAGCGCTTTATCAAGGTCGAGGGTCGCTCATCGAGGACCTCGCTTCCTGGAGTCTTCGCAGCTGGCGATGTAATCGACCCGACTTATCGTCAGGCAATCACCGCGGCTGGCTCTGGCTGTGTAGCGGCACTGGATGCCGAGCACTACCTGTCTTCCCACTAG
- the trxA gene encoding thioredoxin, whose translation MKPVNATVDSFKAEVLESNIPVIVDFWAEWCGPCRMVAPVLDEISAEYDGKLKIVKVNVDEHPQLAMDYQVTGIPLLGVFKDGKIVKHLVGARPKAAILSEISEYIA comes from the coding sequence GTGAAACCAGTTAATGCAACTGTCGACAGCTTCAAGGCTGAGGTTTTAGAGTCCAACATTCCAGTGATCGTTGATTTCTGGGCAGAGTGGTGCGGTCCCTGCCGCATGGTTGCTCCAGTGCTAGATGAGATTTCGGCTGAGTACGACGGCAAGCTCAAGATCGTCAAGGTCAACGTTGATGAGCACCCGCAGCTAGCTATGGACTACCAGGTCACAGGTATTCCACTGCTTGGAGTGTTCAAGGATGGCAAGATCGTGAAGCACCTAGTTGGTGCTCGTCCAAAGGCAGCGATTCTCTCCGAGATCTCCGAGTACATCGCCTAA